From Acidipropionibacterium acidipropionici, one genomic window encodes:
- a CDS encoding NAD(P)-dependent oxidoreductase, producing the protein MNITVIGATGMVGSKVVAEAVKRGHQVTAVTRSGKNVEGAVSSVAADLTDTATVVDLINSSDATVIAVPTDRTGGSPQPVIDAHKAIIAAAPTKRIFVVGGAGSLIVGGIQLKDTPDFPPEYKSEPTAFSHVLDEYRASTGLDWTMISPAPTIAPGDAAESYQVADDSPAGEYVSNGTFAVAILDELEKPAHRGARFTVAER; encoded by the coding sequence ATGAACATCACCGTCATCGGAGCCACCGGCATGGTCGGTTCGAAGGTCGTCGCCGAGGCCGTCAAGCGCGGCCACCAGGTGACCGCCGTCACCCGCTCCGGCAAGAATGTCGAGGGCGCCGTCAGCTCGGTCGCCGCAGATCTCACCGACACCGCCACCGTCGTCGACCTCATCAACTCTTCCGACGCCACCGTCATCGCCGTTCCGACCGACCGCACCGGGGGCTCCCCGCAGCCCGTCATCGACGCCCACAAGGCCATCATCGCCGCCGCCCCGACCAAGCGGATCTTCGTGGTGGGCGGCGCCGGATCGCTCATCGTCGGCGGCATCCAGCTCAAGGACACCCCGGACTTCCCGCCCGAGTACAAGTCCGAGCCCACCGCCTTCTCCCACGTCCTGGACGAGTACCGCGCCTCCACCGGACTGGACTGGACGATGATCTCCCCGGCCCCGACGATCGCCCCCGGCGATGCCGCCGAGAGCTACCAGGTGGCCGACGACTCGCCAGCCGGGGAGTACGTGAGCAACGGCACCTTCGCCGTCGCCATCCTCGACGAGCTCGAGAAGCCGGCCCATCGCGGGGCCCGGTTCACCGTCGCCGAGCGCTGA
- a CDS encoding response regulator transcription factor, with translation MNTPTLNEAGSETAPRPLVIGAVDDVPVLLEGVRAVLEERLAIADYVCALTVEDLLATGVQPDIVLLDIRLNDGSSPFQNVTRIIESLDAPVLMFSQEARPSVVQACLAAGAAGLLEKNADADTLAEAITTVAAGEPWLTEEWARVVSDTTWMRPHLAGREAEALRIFAAGLKIPTIARRMGVKEDTVKTWLKRIRQKYSEVGRAAPDRTELYIRAVEDGYCDPPELH, from the coding sequence GTGAACACACCGACCCTTAACGAGGCGGGTTCTGAGACTGCACCCCGTCCTCTCGTCATCGGCGCCGTCGATGACGTCCCCGTCCTCCTCGAGGGTGTGCGCGCCGTCCTGGAGGAGCGTCTGGCGATCGCCGACTACGTCTGCGCCCTCACCGTTGAGGACCTGCTGGCCACCGGCGTCCAGCCCGACATCGTCCTGCTCGACATCCGGCTCAACGACGGATCCTCCCCCTTTCAGAACGTGACCCGGATCATCGAGAGCCTCGACGCGCCGGTCCTGATGTTCTCCCAGGAGGCCCGCCCCAGCGTCGTCCAGGCCTGCCTGGCCGCCGGCGCCGCCGGACTGCTCGAGAAGAACGCGGACGCAGACACCCTCGCCGAGGCCATCACGACGGTCGCCGCCGGGGAGCCCTGGCTCACAGAGGAATGGGCGCGAGTCGTCAGCGATACCACCTGGATGAGACCCCACCTGGCCGGTCGGGAGGCCGAGGCCCTGCGGATCTTCGCGGCCGGCCTCAAGATCCCCACCATCGCCCGGAGGATGGGCGTCAAGGAGGACACCGTCAAGACCTGGCTCAAGCGCATCCGCCAGAAGTACAGCGAGGTGGGCCGCGCGGCTCCGGACCGCACGGAGCTGTACATCCGTGCCGTGGAGGACGGCTACTGCGATCCTCCGGAGCTCCACTGA
- a CDS encoding NAD(P)/FAD-dependent oxidoreductase yields MTIPTRPLVMPASGVGRINLAPGAVSADPWAEPEPQPGPEDGIYDVVIIGAGPAGCAAAAFTARVGLSTLVLASPADPDEDLLGSHEIDYLPAIEEPITASQAWERMRRQAQRVGARFIDAAASAVRLEGRVKEVEEEEAHRCRAVILAMGCGYRVVESNGLVQAVDHAPRSELVAGQVRLDEDGYVVCEPPGTATSVAGVFACGDLADPDHQQAVVAAGSGYRAGRDVQRFLEPGL; encoded by the coding sequence ATGACGATTCCGACCCGACCCCTCGTCATGCCCGCCTCGGGGGTGGGAAGGATCAATCTGGCGCCGGGAGCGGTCTCGGCCGATCCCTGGGCCGAACCGGAACCGCAGCCCGGACCGGAGGACGGGATCTACGACGTCGTGATCATCGGGGCGGGCCCGGCGGGCTGCGCAGCCGCCGCCTTCACCGCCCGGGTGGGACTGTCCACGCTCGTCCTGGCGTCTCCGGCCGACCCCGACGAGGACCTGCTCGGCAGCCACGAGATCGACTACCTTCCGGCGATCGAGGAACCGATCACGGCGTCTCAGGCGTGGGAGCGGATGCGCCGGCAGGCCCAGCGGGTCGGAGCCCGGTTCATCGACGCCGCGGCCTCCGCGGTGAGGCTGGAGGGGCGGGTCAAGGAGGTTGAGGAGGAGGAGGCGCACCGCTGTCGGGCGGTGATCCTGGCGATGGGATGCGGATACCGGGTGGTCGAGTCCAACGGTCTGGTGCAGGCCGTCGATCATGCGCCGCGCTCGGAGCTCGTGGCCGGTCAGGTGCGCCTGGACGAGGACGGATACGTCGTCTGCGAGCCGCCGGGCACCGCGACCAGCGTCGCCGGGGTCTTCGCCTGCGGGGATCTCGCCGATCCCGACCATCAGCAGGCCGTGGTGGCCGCCGGTTCGGGATACCGGGCGGGGCGCGACGTCCAGAGATTCCTGGAGCCGGGCCTCTGA
- a CDS encoding pseudouridine synthase, with translation MRDFLVWKLPRIGEARIDEMLADGRFVAVDGRAFTASTPFCAQTFVYFHRDLPVETPVPFPIGILYRDERILVADKPHFLSSIPRGSHVLESVVVKLRTQLGMPELTVTHRLDRVTSGVLLLTCERRWRRPYQELFEHHAVHKVYRVVAPALDLPSEGVEVTSHIVKERGVLQAREIDGVAPNARTRIRMVGRRRSGDGRQLGLYEAEPLTGKTHQIRLHFARLGAPILNDPFYPELLDVALDDFTHPLQLQAHRMSFTDPVDGRERVFTSRLPLEAWPKG, from the coding sequence ATCCGCGACTTCCTGGTGTGGAAGCTGCCTCGGATCGGGGAGGCGAGAATCGACGAGATGCTGGCCGACGGGCGATTCGTCGCCGTGGACGGGCGGGCCTTCACGGCGTCGACGCCCTTCTGCGCTCAGACCTTCGTGTACTTCCACCGGGACCTTCCGGTCGAGACCCCGGTGCCCTTCCCGATCGGCATCCTGTACCGGGATGAGCGGATCCTGGTGGCCGACAAGCCGCATTTCCTGTCGTCGATCCCGCGCGGCTCCCATGTTCTGGAGTCGGTGGTGGTGAAACTGCGGACCCAGCTCGGCATGCCCGAGCTGACGGTCACCCACCGCCTCGACCGGGTGACCTCGGGGGTGCTGCTGCTCACCTGCGAGCGGCGTTGGCGCCGGCCCTACCAGGAGCTCTTCGAGCACCACGCCGTCCACAAGGTCTATCGCGTGGTCGCCCCGGCGCTGGACCTGCCGAGTGAAGGTGTGGAGGTGACCAGCCACATCGTCAAGGAGCGCGGGGTGCTCCAGGCCCGGGAGATCGACGGCGTCGCCCCCAACGCCCGGACCCGGATCCGGATGGTCGGGCGGCGGAGATCCGGGGACGGGAGGCAGCTGGGCCTCTACGAGGCCGAGCCGTTGACCGGGAAGACCCACCAGATCCGCCTGCACTTCGCCCGGCTCGGCGCCCCGATCCTCAACGACCCCTTCTATCCGGAGCTCCTCGACGTCGCTCTGGACGACTTCACCCACCCGCTGCAGCTCCAGGCCCACCGGATGTCCTTCACCGACCCTGTGGACGGCAGAGAGCGGGTCTTCACCTCGCGATTGCCGTTGGAGGCCTGGCCGAAGGGCTGA
- a CDS encoding winged helix-turn-helix transcriptional regulator — translation MNPALAFDVMDPACPSRTVLRHLTDRWTPLIVTVLSGGSRRFGQVRDEVGGITAKVLTQTLRSMERDGLVSRTITASVPARVDYELTELGRSLIEPIQALRGWAEAHAGQVLDARASWDGA, via the coding sequence GTGAACCCCGCCCTCGCCTTCGACGTGATGGATCCGGCCTGCCCCTCGCGTACCGTGCTGCGCCACCTCACCGACCGGTGGACACCGCTCATCGTCACCGTGCTGTCGGGCGGGTCGCGGCGCTTCGGGCAGGTGCGCGACGAGGTGGGGGGGATCACCGCGAAGGTGCTCACCCAGACCCTCCGCTCGATGGAGCGCGACGGCCTGGTGAGCCGCACGATCACCGCCTCGGTGCCGGCCCGGGTGGACTACGAGCTCACCGAGCTGGGCCGTTCCCTCATCGAGCCCATCCAGGCGCTGCGGGGCTGGGCCGAGGCCCACGCCGGCCAGGTCCTCGACGCCAGAGCGAGCTGGGACGGGGCCTGA
- a CDS encoding DUF4011 domain-containing protein — protein sequence MEISSSDYLRRALFETLPKHLEPYVRRRLTETYGPGWSLPTSDGQDPSEGLSDLSMQIKLLTTLSHDRTPVLRTDAAFRSRLHEARQARNAVAHGGRMDRYQTLRALGTVRQILTDIGADDGVREVTAFYDAVIDSSWTPPEAQPGSAAPDDAEEIPDDLGPIRLPRRALRADHQDSALRADHQDSAPVKPDPASDDLLTAPAELDPPAVPEPPADQPRNPLDAVALDISFSPTVSYAQAVAGLAAPISVALSLAPAEHDAADNDSRAAGVPDAAHWHLAADEEDSPTEAVHRIVGARGPHQQRVAGMRLTLTVESEGTAITEPWHFGVDLLTDPIQRSSTIRLNRTELLQMTAQAPTTVRLRIEAEGHDREVTVDGPVMLAARQWVLRGSVGDAARTLATFVQPQQPELPALWRRAADHLQAATGRSSLSGYQDSPERVDATVQALCDAIVERDIAYSTPPTNWSDEGQRVRTAEEVLDGRLATCLDTTVLMASALEFVDLQPLIVLLDGHTFLGYWKTENHPAESIVTSGSSLVNLIDRGDIGLAETTALTNTESAPLPALHRAARQAMAPDGSAVLFVLSIREARERGISVLPARGHDESGQAVEITYQPAARPIFADVTPASAPIPDRPRRPKGPPQVEKWKRQLLDLSLRNRLINSPESALRRHSIVRLAIPDGLIGSFEDLVSAETRLSLSPDEGRQDSLDETYLATRLLERHDVATDLPLDEYDSALQKIAADTRTLIEETGANNLFLAVGSLVWRSADRDLRSPLILVPVELQRKSRKSLYTLKLDQTGSSTPNFSLLERLSVDIGLQIPGLEDPETDAAGVDIDKTLDAVRRALIVNGLGFRVEPTVHLGLFKFGGFRLWKDLEESWEQIAGNPLVRHLIETPKAPFVDPNAAEPAADLDDLVARLPIPADSSQAGVVAEALAGRSLVVEGPPGTGKSQTITNLIVRAVADGKRVLFVAEKRAALEVVARRLRAVGMSDLVLNLHDREQRPDAVRDKLRRGLDLSADPDREQIRATASRLSASGDRLRTYRRLLHETGSAGLSYFSAHDRLMAQGAGATLKLSPERLSTLATDQILALRDSLPVLKDALWRQAGDSTGLMGYLHDAVDPDRLPGLLGAVDELREAFGATSPEVARAAHAGSGDQVSLLASVLAEPVMTARALAALAGPQWSRQAAALAAGLADFDRGMPNALAFYRPEVIDGPLDEVRADLVTAKTALFGKVRKSERALAPLAPWATGRPMNGDPQVLLALVDELIGLRHRLGELTRLVNDVLPAMAARWGAIWTPLDPEARAAARSAIDWHRAAAGLVPAPGVSPTPFQQAAAVLVDTPASGDRGRMAGELSRCGAALARLSESSGATVAPEEVLASPPVPGSRETRLEGLSARNELNRGLEPLRRSGMDDAVAQILGRGLRPDDLAPAFERGLAAAALDERGRRASFNRFSPDQQASAVDGYTAATGQIRDELPALLIDQALAHHRPALDAEPSRLGTLRSEVNRRRGRGRTIRSLFTEYGDLISRITPCVLVSPDSAARFIPADRRDFDLVVFDEASQITVASAVGAMGRGRSVVVCGDSHQMPPTSFAQLVRDDEFADEELADEESILGECVAAQVPRHWLSWHYRSRVESLIAFSNQHYYDGKLSSLPSPLPDGRDAGPGGFGILMHRVDGTFHHSYHRGVPRRLVRTNPEEADAIVADIRDRFDASDVAPSVGVVTFNAQQRDLIETRLRDLDDPRITAAMDAPDGAFVKNLENVQGDERDVILFSVAFAADENGNVPLNFGPLNRPGGERRLNVAITRARRQVVMFCSFDPAQLRTERSQSKGLRHLKEYLEVAAEGPEELDAAAERRIDRHTEDIAGALRHAGLSVRTDVGMSDFRIDLVLARPEAPDVPLVAVLLDGPSWNGRATVYDRDVLPTTVLDQMMGWPDVERVWLPEWLNDRDAVVERLRAATFAARPAGTDVLAAATETSTGSAADTDSGADSSEPESAPGVDDGSATQAPAPDSAAAGAPAPDSTASGTASEPSGIRPASNDDHGSDKASETPMDDRWFRPVARGTDPRPPHPVDPRYAQRLIAVTEFQTWSEHRFGEKEILDEANLRLEARGYVERAIEEICAAEFPLRLDRLRFLIGRAFGLQRVKGSRITQIDGLIPRSSCTVDGQGFVWPQGISAETMTGHRRHALSHEGIGVEDLHPVELRNAVAAILDQAGPGVSDEDVIRAALSEIGGKRLTAGIRVPLEEALHQAQG from the coding sequence GTGGAGATCAGCAGCAGCGACTACCTGCGTCGGGCTTTGTTCGAGACACTGCCCAAGCATCTCGAACCCTACGTCCGACGCCGTCTCACCGAGACCTACGGCCCCGGCTGGAGCCTGCCGACGAGCGATGGACAGGACCCCTCCGAGGGGCTGTCGGATCTGTCGATGCAGATCAAGCTGCTGACGACGCTCAGCCACGATCGCACCCCCGTCCTGCGCACCGACGCCGCCTTCCGCAGCCGGCTGCACGAGGCCCGTCAGGCCCGCAATGCCGTCGCCCACGGCGGCCGGATGGATCGCTACCAGACCCTTCGGGCACTCGGCACGGTGCGCCAGATCCTGACCGATATCGGTGCCGACGACGGGGTCCGCGAAGTGACCGCGTTCTACGACGCCGTGATCGACTCGTCCTGGACGCCTCCCGAGGCGCAGCCGGGGAGCGCCGCGCCGGACGACGCCGAGGAGATCCCCGACGACCTGGGACCCATCCGCCTGCCGCGTCGCGCTCTGCGCGCAGACCATCAGGACAGCGCTCTGCGCGCAGACCATCAGGACAGCGCGCCGGTCAAGCCCGATCCAGCGTCCGACGACCTTCTCACCGCACCCGCCGAGCTCGATCCACCGGCCGTACCCGAACCCCCTGCCGATCAGCCCCGCAATCCGCTGGACGCCGTCGCCCTCGACATCTCCTTCTCCCCGACCGTCTCCTACGCCCAGGCCGTCGCCGGCCTGGCCGCACCCATCTCCGTCGCCCTCTCCCTGGCCCCCGCGGAGCACGACGCCGCCGACAACGACTCCCGCGCAGCGGGCGTCCCGGACGCCGCGCACTGGCACCTCGCCGCCGACGAGGAGGACTCCCCCACCGAGGCCGTCCACCGGATCGTCGGGGCCCGCGGCCCCCACCAGCAGCGCGTCGCCGGCATGCGGCTCACCCTCACGGTCGAGAGCGAGGGCACCGCGATCACCGAGCCCTGGCATTTCGGCGTCGATCTGCTCACCGACCCGATCCAGCGGTCGAGCACCATCCGCCTCAACCGCACCGAGCTGCTGCAGATGACCGCCCAGGCCCCCACCACGGTGCGTCTGCGGATCGAGGCCGAGGGCCACGACCGCGAGGTGACGGTGGACGGCCCCGTCATGCTGGCGGCCCGGCAGTGGGTGCTCCGGGGTTCGGTGGGCGACGCCGCCCGCACCCTGGCGACCTTCGTCCAGCCTCAGCAGCCCGAGCTCCCTGCGCTGTGGCGTCGGGCCGCCGACCATCTCCAGGCGGCGACCGGACGGTCCTCCCTCAGCGGCTACCAAGACAGCCCCGAGCGGGTGGACGCCACCGTTCAGGCGCTCTGCGACGCCATCGTCGAGAGGGACATCGCCTATTCCACCCCGCCCACCAACTGGTCGGACGAGGGGCAGCGGGTCCGCACCGCCGAGGAGGTCCTCGACGGCCGTCTGGCCACCTGCCTGGACACCACGGTTCTCATGGCCAGCGCCCTGGAATTCGTCGACCTTCAACCCCTGATCGTGCTGCTCGACGGGCACACATTCCTCGGTTACTGGAAAACCGAGAATCATCCCGCGGAATCGATCGTGACCTCCGGTTCATCGCTGGTCAATCTCATCGACCGCGGCGATATCGGCCTGGCTGAGACCACCGCCCTCACCAATACCGAGTCCGCTCCCCTGCCGGCGCTGCACCGCGCCGCGCGCCAGGCGATGGCCCCCGACGGCTCGGCGGTGCTCTTCGTGCTGTCGATCCGCGAGGCCCGGGAGCGCGGGATCTCCGTCCTCCCGGCGCGGGGCCATGACGAGTCCGGCCAGGCCGTGGAGATCACCTACCAGCCGGCTGCCCGCCCGATCTTCGCCGACGTCACACCGGCCTCCGCACCGATCCCCGACCGGCCCCGCCGCCCCAAGGGCCCGCCCCAGGTGGAGAAGTGGAAGCGCCAGCTCCTGGATCTCAGCCTGCGCAACCGTCTCATCAACTCCCCCGAGTCGGCGCTGCGCCGCCACAGCATCGTGAGGCTGGCGATCCCCGACGGGCTCATCGGCAGCTTCGAGGATCTGGTGAGCGCCGAGACCAGGCTGTCCCTGTCCCCCGACGAGGGCCGGCAGGACTCCCTCGACGAGACCTACCTGGCCACCCGGCTGCTGGAGCGTCACGACGTCGCGACCGACCTGCCTCTCGACGAGTACGACTCCGCCCTGCAGAAGATCGCCGCCGACACCCGCACCCTCATCGAGGAGACCGGGGCGAACAATCTCTTCCTGGCGGTCGGATCCCTGGTGTGGAGATCGGCCGATCGCGACCTGCGTTCCCCGCTCATTCTTGTTCCTGTGGAGCTGCAGCGGAAATCCCGGAAGAGCCTGTACACGCTGAAACTGGACCAGACCGGTTCATCGACGCCGAATTTCTCCCTCCTGGAGCGTCTGTCGGTCGATATCGGGTTGCAGATCCCGGGTCTGGAGGATCCGGAGACCGACGCCGCCGGGGTGGACATCGACAAGACCCTCGACGCGGTGCGCCGGGCCCTCATCGTCAACGGCCTGGGCTTCCGGGTGGAGCCGACCGTCCACCTGGGGCTGTTCAAGTTCGGCGGGTTCCGGCTCTGGAAGGACCTCGAGGAGTCCTGGGAGCAGATCGCGGGCAATCCGCTGGTGCGCCACCTCATCGAGACCCCGAAGGCCCCCTTCGTCGACCCGAACGCCGCCGAACCCGCCGCCGACCTGGACGATCTGGTCGCCCGCCTGCCCATCCCGGCGGACTCCTCCCAGGCGGGGGTGGTGGCCGAGGCGCTGGCCGGCCGCTCGCTGGTGGTGGAGGGCCCGCCCGGAACGGGCAAGTCCCAGACCATCACGAACCTCATCGTGCGCGCGGTGGCCGACGGGAAGCGGGTGCTCTTCGTCGCCGAGAAGAGGGCAGCCCTGGAGGTGGTGGCGCGGCGTCTGCGGGCGGTGGGCATGAGCGATCTGGTGCTCAATCTGCACGACCGGGAGCAGCGCCCCGACGCCGTCCGCGACAAGCTGCGTCGCGGCCTCGACCTGTCCGCAGATCCCGACCGGGAGCAGATCCGGGCGACGGCGTCGCGACTGAGCGCGTCAGGGGACCGGCTGCGCACCTACCGTCGGCTCCTGCACGAGACAGGCTCTGCCGGACTGTCCTACTTCTCGGCCCACGACAGGCTGATGGCGCAGGGGGCGGGGGCGACGCTCAAGCTCTCCCCCGAGCGTCTGTCCACCCTGGCGACCGACCAGATCCTCGCCCTTCGCGACAGCCTGCCGGTCCTCAAGGACGCCCTGTGGCGCCAGGCCGGTGATTCGACGGGGCTGATGGGCTATCTCCATGACGCCGTCGATCCGGATCGTCTGCCGGGCCTGCTGGGAGCCGTCGACGAGCTGCGGGAGGCCTTCGGGGCCACTAGCCCGGAGGTGGCCCGTGCGGCCCATGCCGGATCCGGCGACCAGGTGTCCCTGCTGGCCTCGGTGCTGGCCGAGCCGGTGATGACCGCCCGGGCCCTCGCGGCGCTGGCGGGCCCGCAGTGGTCCCGGCAGGCGGCGGCCCTGGCGGCCGGTCTCGCCGACTTCGACCGGGGCATGCCGAATGCCCTGGCCTTCTACCGCCCCGAGGTGATCGACGGTCCGCTCGATGAGGTCCGGGCCGATCTGGTCACCGCGAAGACCGCGCTCTTCGGGAAGGTCCGCAAGTCCGAGCGGGCACTGGCCCCGCTGGCGCCGTGGGCCACCGGGCGGCCGATGAATGGCGATCCGCAGGTCCTGCTGGCTCTGGTCGACGAGCTCATCGGACTGCGCCACCGACTCGGCGAGCTCACCCGCCTGGTCAACGACGTCCTGCCCGCGATGGCGGCCCGCTGGGGCGCGATCTGGACGCCGCTGGATCCCGAGGCCCGTGCCGCCGCCCGATCGGCGATCGACTGGCATCGGGCGGCCGCCGGTCTGGTGCCCGCACCCGGGGTCTCGCCGACCCCCTTCCAGCAGGCCGCGGCGGTGCTGGTCGACACGCCGGCGTCGGGGGATCGGGGCCGGATGGCCGGCGAGCTGAGCCGGTGCGGGGCGGCCCTGGCGAGGTTGAGCGAGTCCTCCGGGGCGACGGTGGCGCCCGAGGAGGTGCTGGCCAGTCCGCCGGTGCCCGGCAGCCGCGAGACCCGGCTCGAGGGACTGTCCGCCCGCAACGAGCTCAACCGCGGGCTGGAGCCGCTGCGCCGCTCCGGGATGGATGACGCCGTCGCCCAGATCCTGGGAAGGGGCCTGCGCCCCGACGATCTGGCCCCGGCCTTCGAGCGGGGGCTGGCGGCCGCCGCGCTGGACGAGCGGGGGCGTCGGGCCTCCTTCAACCGGTTCAGTCCCGACCAGCAGGCCAGCGCGGTCGACGGCTACACCGCGGCCACCGGGCAGATCCGCGACGAACTGCCGGCCCTGCTCATCGATCAGGCGCTGGCACACCATCGTCCGGCCCTTGACGCCGAACCCTCGCGGCTCGGGACGCTGCGCAGCGAGGTGAACCGCAGGAGGGGCCGGGGGCGCACGATCCGGTCCCTGTTCACCGAGTACGGCGACCTCATCAGCCGGATCACCCCGTGCGTGCTGGTCTCCCCCGACTCCGCCGCCCGGTTCATCCCGGCCGACCGCCGCGATTTCGACCTGGTGGTCTTCGACGAGGCCTCCCAGATCACCGTGGCCTCGGCGGTGGGCGCGATGGGGCGGGGGCGCAGTGTCGTCGTCTGCGGGGACTCCCACCAGATGCCGCCGACGTCGTTCGCCCAGCTGGTGCGCGACGACGAGTTCGCCGATGAGGAGCTGGCCGACGAGGAGTCGATCCTGGGGGAGTGCGTGGCCGCTCAGGTTCCCCGGCACTGGCTGTCATGGCACTACCGCAGCCGGGTGGAGTCGCTCATCGCCTTCTCGAACCAGCACTACTACGACGGCAAACTGTCCTCCCTGCCCAGCCCGCTGCCCGACGGGCGGGACGCCGGGCCTGGCGGATTCGGCATCCTCATGCACCGCGTCGACGGCACCTTCCACCACTCCTACCATCGCGGCGTGCCCCGCCGGCTGGTGCGCACCAACCCGGAGGAGGCCGACGCCATCGTCGCCGACATCCGGGACCGTTTCGACGCCTCCGACGTCGCCCCCTCTGTCGGGGTGGTGACCTTCAACGCCCAGCAGCGCGATCTCATCGAGACCCGGCTGCGCGATCTGGACGATCCGCGGATCACCGCGGCGATGGACGCCCCCGACGGGGCCTTCGTCAAGAACCTGGAGAACGTCCAGGGCGACGAGCGCGACGTCATCCTCTTCTCGGTGGCCTTCGCGGCCGACGAGAACGGGAATGTGCCGCTGAACTTCGGGCCGCTGAACCGTCCCGGCGGGGAGCGGCGGCTCAATGTGGCGATCACCAGGGCCAGGCGCCAGGTGGTGATGTTCTGCAGCTTCGATCCGGCGCAGCTGCGGACCGAGCGCAGCCAGTCGAAGGGGCTGCGTCACCTCAAGGAGTATCTGGAGGTCGCGGCCGAGGGCCCCGAGGAGCTCGACGCCGCGGCCGAGCGGCGGATCGACAGGCACACCGAGGACATCGCCGGCGCACTGAGACATGCGGGCCTGTCGGTGCGCACCGATGTGGGCATGTCCGACTTCCGCATCGACCTCGTCCTGGCCAGGCCCGAGGCTCCCGACGTGCCGCTGGTCGCGGTGCTGCTGGACGGTCCGTCGTGGAATGGTCGCGCGACGGTCTACGACCGCGATGTGCTGCCCACCACCGTGCTGGACCAGATGATGGGCTGGCCGGATGTGGAGCGGGTGTGGCTGCCGGAGTGGCTCAACGACCGCGACGCCGTTGTGGAGAGGCTGCGGGCGGCCACCTTCGCCGCCCGTCCCGCCGGGACCGATGTGCTCGCCGCGGCCACCGAGACCTCGACGGGGAGCGCTGCCGATACCGACTCGGGCGCTGACTCCTCCGAACCGGAGAGCGCTCCCGGCGTTGATGACGGCTCGGCCACGCAGGCTCCGGCCCCGGACAGTGCAGCCGCAGGCGCCCCGGCCCCGGACAGTACGGCCTCAGGGACCGCCTCGGAGCCCTCTGGCATCCGACCGGCCTCGAATGATGATCATGGATCTGACAAGGCCTCCGAGACTCCAATGGATGATCGCTGGTTCCGTCCTGTGGCGCGTGGCACCGACCCTCGTCCTCCCCACCCTGTCGATCCCCGGTACGCGCAGCGGCTCATCGCGGTCACCGAGTTCCAGACCTGGTCGGAGCACCGGTTCGGGGAGAAGGAGATCCTCGACGAGGCGAATCTGCGCTTGGAGGCGCGCGGCTACGTCGAGCGGGCGATCGAGGAGATCTGCGCCGCCGAGTTCCCGCTGCGCCTGGACCGGCTGAGATTCCTGATCGGGCGGGCCTTCGGGCTTCAGCGGGTGAAGGGCTCCCGGATCACCCAGATCGACGGCCTCATCCCCCGCTCCTCGTGCACCGTCGACGGCCAGGGCTTCGTCTGGCCGCAGGGGATCTCTGCGGAGACGATGACCGGGCACCGGCGTCACGCCCTTTCCCATGAGGGGATCGGCGTGGAGGACCTTCATCCGGTCGAGCTGCGCAACGCCGTCGCGGCGATCCTCGACCAGGCCGGTCCGGGAGTCTCCGATGAGGACGTTATCCGGGCCGCCCTGTCCGAGATCGGCGGGAAGCGGCTCACCGCGGGCATCCGCGTCCCCCTGGAGGAGGCTCTGCACCAGGCGCAGGGCTGA
- a CDS encoding OsmC family protein: protein MPSATKKVTVTRRSEGHYLATNARGGQIRFGTGSEDEFSPVELLLAAIGGCSSVDVDTVTSRRADPDQFEVTVSGQKVVDENDASRLDPVGLDFAVHFPDTDEGREAAGLVERLVKLSRDKNCTVSRTIESATPVVFKVDGQPLD from the coding sequence ATGCCGTCAGCCACCAAGAAGGTCACCGTCACCCGCAGGTCCGAGGGGCACTATCTCGCCACCAACGCCCGGGGCGGCCAGATCCGCTTCGGGACCGGCTCCGAGGACGAGTTCTCCCCAGTGGAGCTGCTGCTGGCCGCGATCGGTGGATGCTCCAGCGTCGACGTCGACACAGTGACCAGTCGCCGTGCCGACCCCGACCAGTTCGAGGTCACGGTCTCCGGCCAGAAGGTCGTCGACGAGAACGACGCCTCCAGGCTCGACCCGGTGGGTCTGGACTTCGCCGTCCATTTCCCCGACACCGACGAGGGCCGCGAGGCCGCCGGACTGGTCGAGCGCCTGGTGAAGCTCTCCCGCGACAAGAACTGCACGGTCTCGCGGACGATCGAGTCGGCGACCCCGGTGGTCTTCAAGGTCGACGGCCAACCCCTCGACTGA
- the trxA gene encoding thioredoxin, whose product MSQVIEVTDATFESVVVKSPTPVLVDYWADWCAPCKQLSPVIDELAASYGDRVTFATVDTNVNQAIATDQQILSLPTIQVWRDGRVVKSLQGGKSRRALVRVLDECAG is encoded by the coding sequence ATGAGCCAGGTCATCGAGGTCACCGACGCCACGTTCGAGTCGGTGGTCGTCAAGTCCCCGACGCCGGTCCTTGTCGACTACTGGGCCGACTGGTGCGCGCCGTGCAAGCAGCTCTCCCCGGTCATCGACGAGCTGGCCGCCAGCTACGGCGATCGCGTCACCTTCGCCACGGTGGACACCAACGTCAACCAGGCGATCGCGACCGACCAGCAGATCCTCTCCCTGCCCACCATCCAGGTGTGGCGGGACGGCCGGGTCGTGAAATCCCTCCAGGGCGGCAAGTCCCGCAGGGCTCTGGTCCGCGTCCTCGACGAGTGTGCCGGATGA